The following is a genomic window from Dermatophilaceae bacterium Soc4.6.
CGATCCACGCTGCAGATGCTGTCCTATCTGGTCAACCACCTGACCGACGCCCGGCTGCTGATCGTCAGCACCCATCGACCAACTCCACCCGATCGATCCGAGCCGGTGGTCGCAACCATCACGGACCTGTACCGGAACCCCGGGGTCCATCGGCTTGACCTGGAGGGGCTCAACACAGCCGACGTCACGGAGTTCCTGCGGCTGGAAGCGCACCTTTCGTCGGATCGCGCCAAGCCGTTGGCCTCGCGGTTGCGTGACGAGACCGGTGGGAACCCGTTCCTCCTCCATGAGATCTGCCGCGACCTGGGCTCCGAGACCGGGTGGTCTACCGGCGCGGGATCGCCGCGAGTCCCCGGGACGATCCGCGACGCGTACGCGTCGCGGATCGGGCAGTTGGAGCAGTCGAGCCGCGAGATCGTCGAGCTGGCCGCGGTCCTGGGCGAGCGCATCCCGGTCCCGCTCCTGCTCGGCGCTTCCCCGATGGATGAGGAAACGACTCTGGCGTGCCTTGAGCGGGCGGTCGATGGCGGGCTGCTCGGGTCCGTCCCCGGCGGGCTGGACTACCGGTTCGCCCACGCACTGGCGCGACAGGCCGTCCTCGACGTGATCCCCCCACTTCGCAGGTCGCGGCTCCACGCCCGCGCGGGCCACGCGCTGGAGGCCCGCCCGTCACCGGGGCTAACCGGGACCCAACAGCTGGCCCACCACTTCTCGCACGCGCTGGGTAAGGAGATGTCAGTCAAGGCGGGTCACTACCTGATCCAAGCCGGCGTGCTGACCGAACGAGCGCTGGCCCACGAGGAGGCAGCCCAATACTTCCAGCAGGCTGCCGACATGACCGACGATCCCGTCCAGCGTCATGAGGCACTACTGCTCGCCGTCCCGTGCTTGGTCAGCGCCGGCCGATTCACCTCGGCAATGGAGTTGAGCCGCCAGGTTGCCAAAGAGACGGCGGACCCGGCTGCCAGGCTGGCAGCGGCGACGGCCCACGAGCGCGCCGGGAGGCGCTTCGGTGAAGCGACGTCGGCCGCGTTGTTGACCGACGCCCTACGCGCCTACGACGCGGACCACGATGATCCCGCATACGTTCGCGCCCTGGCCAGCCTCGGTCGCGCCATCGGATTCGTGGGGATGACCCGCGACTCCGTCGAGCTCAGCGATTCGACTCTCGCCCGGGCCCGGAAGATCGACAACAACGAGCTGCTGGCCCACGTTCTCGACGCCGGTCTGTGGCACGGGCTGAGCCCCCACCGTGCTCCCATCACGCTCGCACGAGCCCAAGAGCTCGCGGATCTGGCCAAGCGTCTGCGCGACTCTGAGACGCTGGGATCCGCCGGCTTCTTCCGCTGCACCCTGGGGTACATGCTGGGCGATCGCAAGGAGATCGACCTCGCATCCGCGGACATGCGGTGGGCCGCCGAACGCAGCTGCCTGCCCTACTACGACTTCTGGGTGGCAACGATCAGCTACGGCATGCGATTCATGCGTGGGGACTTCGCCGGCGCTGAGCGTGACGCGGAGCAGGTCCGGCGCATCAGCAGCGACTGGGAGGGCGACGACACCGAGGGGCTCTTCGGTGTGCAGATGTTCATGGTCCGACGTGAGACTGGGCGACTGGAGGAGGTTCGCCCCTTCATCACCGGCCACGAGGACCCGGACGAGCATTGGGCGCCCGGGCTGCTGGCCCTGTACACGGCGCTCGAGATGGCCGAACCCGCATCCGCGCTCCTGAGTGCGTTGACCGTCGACATCACTGACGACGCACGAAACTCCGCGTTGTGGCCCGCGGTATTGGGCTTCCTCGTCGAGGCGGCCCTGTTCGTCGGTGACGAAGTCGCTCTCCGCCGTTTGCGGCCACTGCTGCAGGAGTACCACGGCCTGAACCTTGCCTCCGGGCAGTTCGTCGCCATGCTGGGCAGCGCCGACCGCTACCTGGCCTGCGTGGATTCAGCACTCGGGGAGGGCGACCCAGTGCCCCTGTTCGATGCGGCGGAGGCCCTGGACGCTCGGTCGGACTCCCGGGTGCACCTGGCCACCACCCTCGCAGCCCGGGCCCGGCATCTGGCCGCCAGCGAGCGCACAGCCGACCGGGTGGAGGCGCGCGCCGCTGCCGAACGGGCCCGCGCGCTCGCGGAGCCGGTAGGTCATCGGCGCGTGGTGACCATCGTCGACGAGGTGATCGCATTACTGGACCAGCCGGCCCTCGTCACACACGCTCCTCGACTGGTCAAGGGAGTGCGCAGGGCGGAACTGACCTCGCGGGAGTTGCAGGTGCTTGCCCTGCTGGTGGGTGGCGCCTCGAACCAGAGCATCTCCGAGCAACTGGTCATCAGCCCGCACACCGCCGCGAACCATGTGCGCAGCATCCTGATCAAGACAGGAGCGGCCAACCGGACGCAGGCCGCGATGCTGGCAATGGCCAACAGCTGGGTCGACACAGGTCAGTGACGCTTTCGGGTCATGTCAGGTGGAAGGCCCGCGCTGAG
Proteins encoded in this region:
- a CDS encoding AAA family ATPase, which produces MSAWVPPALPAWWASSSGPAFVGRQGEFDALEEIWAAAQRGTRQVVFVGGEPGAGKSRLVSEAASALARAGVAVLVGHCLSDSPVAYEPFRDPVRSLIPAVDWVIAAEWQGDVRDRLTSLVGLDRPELGPVERAGQARDLYDAVVETLRGVAAVQPVALVLEDLHWATRSTLQMLSYLVNHLTDARLLIVSTHRPTPPDRSEPVVATITDLYRNPGVHRLDLEGLNTADVTEFLRLEAHLSSDRAKPLASRLRDETGGNPFLLHEICRDLGSETGWSTGAGSPRVPGTIRDAYASRIGQLEQSSREIVELAAVLGERIPVPLLLGASPMDEETTLACLERAVDGGLLGSVPGGLDYRFAHALARQAVLDVIPPLRRSRLHARAGHALEARPSPGLTGTQQLAHHFSHALGKEMSVKAGHYLIQAGVLTERALAHEEAAQYFQQAADMTDDPVQRHEALLLAVPCLVSAGRFTSAMELSRQVAKETADPAARLAAATAHERAGRRFGEATSAALLTDALRAYDADHDDPAYVRALASLGRAIGFVGMTRDSVELSDSTLARARKIDNNELLAHVLDAGLWHGLSPHRAPITLARAQELADLAKRLRDSETLGSAGFFRCTLGYMLGDRKEIDLASADMRWAAERSCLPYYDFWVATISYGMRFMRGDFAGAERDAEQVRRISSDWEGDDTEGLFGVQMFMVRRETGRLEEVRPFITGHEDPDEHWAPGLLALYTALEMAEPASALLSALTVDITDDARNSALWPAVLGFLVEAALFVGDEVALRRLRPLLQEYHGLNLASGQFVAMLGSADRYLACVDSALGEGDPVPLFDAAEALDARSDSRVHLATTLAARARHLAASERTADRVEARAAAERARALAEPVGHRRVVTIVDEVIALLDQPALVTHAPRLVKGVRRAELTSRELQVLALLVGGASNQSISEQLVISPHTAANHVRSILIKTGAANRTQAAMLAMANSWVDTGQ